One window from the genome of Pedococcus badiiscoriae encodes:
- a CDS encoding Crp/Fnr family transcriptional regulator, which produces MDHDVVKKAPLFAALDDEASTTLMASMTQSRLERGDVLFHEGDQGDRLYVIREGKIKLGRRSADGRENLVAILGPGEMFGELSLFDPGPRTMTATAVAETQLLGIGNDDLNGLLEGRPGVAKVLLAALAQRLRRTNENLADLVFTDVPGRVAKALLDLSARFGRPVEEGVLVAHDLTQEELAQLVGASRETVNKALADFATRGWLRLEARAVLLLDVERLQRRAR; this is translated from the coding sequence GCGCTGGACGACGAGGCGTCGACGACGCTGATGGCCTCGATGACCCAGAGCCGGCTCGAGCGCGGCGACGTGCTGTTCCATGAGGGCGACCAGGGCGATCGGCTCTACGTCATCCGTGAGGGCAAGATCAAGCTCGGTCGCCGCAGCGCGGACGGCCGCGAGAACCTCGTCGCGATCCTCGGCCCGGGCGAGATGTTCGGCGAGCTGAGCCTGTTCGACCCCGGCCCGCGCACGATGACCGCGACCGCGGTGGCCGAGACCCAGCTGCTGGGGATCGGCAACGACGACCTGAACGGCCTGCTCGAGGGGCGCCCCGGCGTCGCGAAGGTGCTGCTCGCGGCACTGGCGCAGCGGCTGCGTCGCACCAACGAGAACCTCGCCGACCTGGTCTTCACCGACGTGCCGGGTCGCGTCGCCAAGGCACTGCTCGACCTGTCGGCCCGCTTCGGCCGCCCCGTCGAGGAGGGCGTGCTCGTCGCCCACGACCTCACCCAGGAGGAGCTCGCCCAGCTGGTCGGCGCCTCCCGCGAGACGGTCAACAAGGCGCTGGCCGACTTCGCCACCCGTGGCTGGCTGCGCCTCGAAGCCCGCGCCGTGCTGCTGCTCGACGTCGAGCGCCTGCAGCGTCGCGCCCGCTGA
- a CDS encoding MBL fold metallo-hydrolase: MTPAQAPAPSAAFGDWHGGQVTARALCVLCPNPSPMTLDGTNTWVLLEPGSTEAIVIDPGPLDEGHLQSVLRAVSARGARVAQTILTHGHADHAEGAGRFAELSGAPTRAVGRGHDDLAHGDVVTAGGLELRVVATPGHTSDSLSFALAADHALLTGDTVLGRGTTVVAHPDGELAAYLASLERIAHLTGDGEVTAILPGHGPVVPDAAAMVAFYRLHRAERLEQVRQALADGAAAAPDVVQAVVERVYADVPREVWPAAAMSVAAQLDYLSARS; this comes from the coding sequence ATGACCCCGGCCCAGGCACCCGCGCCGTCGGCGGCGTTCGGAGACTGGCACGGCGGCCAGGTCACCGCCCGCGCTCTGTGCGTCCTGTGCCCGAACCCCAGCCCGATGACGCTCGACGGCACCAACACCTGGGTGCTGCTCGAGCCGGGCAGCACCGAGGCCATCGTGATCGACCCGGGCCCGCTCGACGAGGGCCACCTGCAGTCGGTCCTGCGGGCCGTGTCCGCGCGCGGTGCCCGGGTGGCGCAGACGATCCTCACGCATGGCCACGCCGACCACGCCGAGGGGGCGGGGCGCTTCGCCGAGCTGAGCGGTGCTCCCACCAGGGCGGTCGGGCGCGGGCACGACGACCTGGCCCACGGGGACGTCGTGACGGCCGGCGGCCTCGAGCTGCGGGTGGTCGCGACCCCCGGTCACACCTCCGACTCGCTCTCCTTCGCCCTGGCGGCCGACCATGCGCTGCTCACCGGCGACACCGTCCTCGGTCGCGGCACCACGGTGGTGGCGCACCCCGATGGTGAGCTGGCGGCATACCTCGCGTCGTTGGAGCGCATCGCCCACCTGACCGGCGACGGTGAGGTCACCGCGATCCTGCCCGGACACGGGCCGGTCGTGCCGGACGCAGCAGCCATGGTGGCCTTCTACCGCCTGCACCGCGCCGAGAGGCTCGAGCAGGTGCGGCAGGCGCTGGCTGACGGTGCGGCCGCGGCTCCCGACGTGGTCCAGGCCGTGGTCGAGCGCGTGTATGCCGACGTGCCCCGCGAGGTCTGGCCGGCCGCGGCGATGTCGGTGGCGGCCCAGCTGGACTACCTGAGCGCGCGCTCCTGA
- a CDS encoding NUDIX hydrolase, producing the protein MVRREFPVADSPSLRARADSWLSAPDPAGPVEPKLAATVMFVRDWASQGQSGVEVFMLRRVATMEFAPRMMVFPGGGVDPRDADPGLPWAGPTPAEWAARLEVDEETARELVAAAVREVFEESGVLLAGPTPDEVIADVSGAHWHERRRRLLQREASLSEVLREHDLLLRSDLLGYRAHWITPEFEARRYDTRFFSAAVPEGQRADDDTTEADLADWVRPADLLAAWRDGAALMLPPTVVAVEEVAAATSAAAFIAERPVVAPVQPELVDTGNGLVMVAELPR; encoded by the coding sequence ATGGTGAGGCGCGAGTTCCCGGTCGCCGACTCCCCGTCGCTGCGGGCCAGGGCCGACTCCTGGCTGAGTGCGCCCGACCCGGCGGGTCCGGTCGAGCCCAAGCTGGCGGCCACCGTCATGTTCGTGCGGGACTGGGCCTCGCAGGGGCAGTCGGGCGTCGAGGTGTTCATGCTGCGCCGGGTCGCCACCATGGAGTTCGCCCCGCGGATGATGGTCTTCCCGGGCGGTGGGGTCGACCCGCGGGACGCCGACCCGGGTCTGCCCTGGGCGGGCCCGACGCCGGCCGAGTGGGCCGCCCGGCTCGAGGTCGACGAGGAGACGGCTCGCGAGCTCGTCGCCGCTGCAGTCCGTGAGGTCTTCGAGGAGTCCGGGGTCCTCCTGGCCGGACCGACGCCCGACGAGGTGATCGCGGATGTCAGTGGCGCGCACTGGCACGAGCGGCGACGACGACTGCTCCAGCGCGAGGCCTCGTTGTCCGAGGTGCTGCGCGAGCACGACCTGCTGCTGCGGTCCGACCTGCTCGGGTACCGCGCGCACTGGATCACCCCCGAGTTCGAGGCGCGGCGCTATGACACCCGGTTCTTCAGCGCGGCCGTCCCCGAAGGCCAGCGGGCCGACGACGACACCACCGAGGCGGATCTCGCCGACTGGGTGCGCCCGGCTGACCTGCTGGCGGCCTGGCGGGACGGCGCCGCGCTCATGCTCCCGCCCACCGTCGTGGCCGTCGAGGAGGTCGCCGCAGCCACGTCTGCCGCGGCCTTCATCGCCGAACGTCCCGTGGTCGCTCCGGTGCAGCCCGAGCTGGTCGACACCGGCAACGGCCTGGTGATGGTGGCGGAGCTCCCCCGATGA
- a CDS encoding RidA family protein — protein MSAVEDRLAELGLTVPEVAKPVAAYVPAVQDGRRIYTSGQLPMVSGALVQTGKVGDGHGLVPPEDAKKLAEICALNAIAAVKSIVGDLDKVTQVVKLVGFVASDPGFTGQPGVINGASELMGKAFGDAGIHARSAVGVAVLPLDAPVEVEIVVALADE, from the coding sequence ATGAGTGCAGTTGAAGATCGCCTGGCCGAGCTCGGCCTGACCGTGCCCGAGGTCGCCAAGCCGGTGGCCGCCTACGTCCCGGCCGTCCAGGACGGACGCCGGATCTACACCTCCGGGCAGCTGCCCATGGTCTCCGGTGCCCTCGTGCAGACCGGCAAGGTCGGCGACGGTCACGGACTCGTCCCGCCGGAGGACGCGAAGAAGCTCGCCGAGATCTGCGCGCTCAACGCCATCGCTGCCGTCAAGAGCATCGTGGGCGACCTCGACAAGGTGACCCAGGTGGTCAAGCTGGTCGGGTTCGTCGCCTCCGACCCGGGCTTCACGGGTCAGCCCGGCGTCATCAACGGCGCCAGCGAGCTGATGGGCAAGGCCTTCGGCGACGCAGGCATCCACGCCCGGTCTGCCGTCGGGGTCGCCGTGCTCCCGCTGGATGCCCCGGTCGAGGTCGAGATCGTCGTCGCGCTCGCTGACGAGTAG
- a CDS encoding DUF4177 domain-containing protein, translated as MNKWEYATVPLIVHATKQILDQWGEDGWELVQVLTGPDGNGLVAYLKREKA; from the coding sequence ATGAACAAGTGGGAGTACGCGACGGTGCCCCTCATCGTCCACGCCACCAAGCAGATCCTCGACCAGTGGGGTGAGGACGGCTGGGAGCTGGTGCAGGTCCTCACCGGACCTGACGGCAATGGCCTGGTCGCCTACCTGAAGCGGGAGAAAGCCTGA
- a CDS encoding alpha/beta hydrolase family protein, with protein MASHRDPIQVLDEVAAPPTRTTDYGDDPAQVYDVRLPQRATRKLTVVVVHGGFWRPEYDRTHASRQAQAFADAGYPTASLEYRRAGMPGGGWPGTADDVAAAITAVRRDPDLGHPPVLVGHSAGGQLVAWAAAQPWAHGLRGIVTLAGVLDLGHGAQTGVGGSAISDFLGGGPTDAPTAYAAADPFRLAPGIPALVVHAHDDDVVPFDQSQRYAAAHHGPNVRLAPVGSGGHYGLIDPENPAFAQVLAAVDLLAS; from the coding sequence ATGGCCAGCCACCGTGACCCGATCCAGGTGCTCGACGAGGTGGCCGCTCCCCCCACGCGCACCACGGACTACGGGGACGACCCGGCCCAGGTGTATGACGTGCGGCTGCCGCAGCGGGCCACCCGGAAGCTCACGGTGGTGGTCGTGCACGGCGGGTTCTGGCGACCCGAGTACGACCGGACCCACGCCAGCCGCCAGGCGCAGGCCTTCGCCGATGCCGGCTACCCCACCGCCTCCCTCGAGTACCGCCGCGCCGGGATGCCGGGTGGTGGCTGGCCGGGGACCGCCGACGACGTCGCGGCCGCCATCACCGCCGTGCGCCGCGACCCCGACCTCGGACACCCGCCGGTGCTGGTCGGCCACTCCGCCGGGGGCCAGCTCGTCGCCTGGGCCGCCGCCCAGCCGTGGGCTCACGGGCTGCGCGGCATCGTGACGCTGGCCGGGGTGCTCGACCTGGGCCACGGGGCGCAGACCGGCGTGGGTGGCAGCGCCATCAGCGACTTCCTCGGCGGCGGGCCAACCGATGCCCCCACGGCGTACGCCGCCGCCGACCCGTTCAGGCTCGCACCCGGCATACCCGCGCTGGTCGTGCACGCCCACGACGACGACGTGGTGCCCTTCGACCAGAGCCAGCGGTATGCCGCGGCGCACCACGGGCCCAACGTGCGCCTGGCTCCGGTGGGCAGTGGGGGCCACTACGGGTTGATCGACCCGGAGAACCCGGCGTTCGCGCAGGTCCTCGCCGCGGTCGACCTGCTCGCCTCCTAG
- a CDS encoding ArsA-related P-loop ATPase yields MPDATHDLSQVRLHVVTGKGGTGKTTVAAALALALARQGKRVLLAEVEGRQGISQTFDVPPLGHTETRILTDRSGGQLWAISVDAKDSLREYLQKFYKVGKAMTVLDRFGAVDFATTIAPGVRDVLLIGKVYEAAGRRTGKGPTAPAYDAVVLDAPPTGRVVRFLNVNAEVADVAKVGPIRSQADSITRMLRSHTTAVHVVTLLEEMPVQETVDALAELRRTELPLGAIVVNQLRDPLLTDKAFTAVRSRRRAPLVEGVSADLAGVGIRATNGMVAGLLADAANHADRVALEREQDAILEQEGRLMIRLPFLAEGTEGGGITVLAQSLDEQGMV; encoded by the coding sequence ATGCCCGACGCCACCCACGACCTGTCCCAGGTCCGTCTCCACGTGGTCACCGGCAAGGGCGGCACGGGCAAGACCACCGTCGCCGCCGCGCTCGCGCTCGCCCTCGCGCGCCAGGGCAAGCGGGTGCTGCTCGCCGAGGTCGAGGGACGCCAGGGGATCTCGCAGACGTTCGACGTGCCGCCGCTGGGACACACCGAGACGCGCATCCTGACCGACCGCAGCGGTGGACAGCTCTGGGCGATCTCGGTCGACGCCAAGGACTCGCTGCGCGAGTACCTCCAGAAGTTCTACAAGGTCGGCAAGGCGATGACGGTGCTCGACCGGTTCGGCGCGGTCGACTTCGCCACGACGATCGCCCCGGGCGTGCGCGACGTCCTGCTGATCGGCAAGGTCTACGAGGCCGCGGGACGACGCACCGGCAAGGGGCCCACCGCCCCCGCGTATGACGCGGTCGTCCTCGACGCGCCTCCGACCGGGCGCGTCGTGCGGTTCCTCAACGTCAACGCCGAGGTGGCGGATGTCGCGAAGGTGGGCCCGATCCGCTCCCAGGCCGACTCGATCACCAGGATGCTGCGCAGCCACACCACCGCGGTGCACGTCGTCACCCTGCTCGAGGAGATGCCCGTCCAGGAGACGGTGGACGCCCTGGCCGAGCTGCGCCGCACCGAGCTCCCGCTGGGCGCCATCGTCGTCAACCAGCTGCGTGACCCACTGCTGACCGACAAGGCCTTCACGGCGGTGCGCAGCCGGCGGCGGGCCCCCCTGGTCGAGGGGGTCTCGGCAGACCTCGCGGGGGTCGGCATCCGCGCCACGAACGGCATGGTCGCCGGGCTGCTCGCGGACGCCGCGAACCACGCCGACCGGGTCGCCCTCGAGCGCGAGCAGGATGCGATCCTCGAGCAGGAGGGGCGGCTGATGATCCGGCTGCCCTTCCTCGCGGAGGGGACCGAAGGCGGCGGCATCACCGTGCTGGCGCAGTCGCTCGACGAGCAGGGGATGGTCTGA
- a CDS encoding ArsA family ATPase, whose amino-acid sequence MASRTTGRTSGRTTAHPAASHPSGQPATLDLAALLTDPQTKIVVCCGAGGVGKTTTAAALGLWAAEHGRRVVVLTIDPARRLAQSLGLSELDNTPRPVVGVGGSSSGSGGSLDAMMLDMKRTFDEVVEQHAAPDKAAQILANPFYQAVSSSFAGTQEYMAMEKLGQLRAEAGRDGRWDLIVVDTPPSRSALDFLDAPKRLGSFLDGRFIRLLSAPAKAGGRAGFKVFSVGVNVVTSTLSKVLGGQLLQDVQTFVAALDTMFGGFRERADQTYALLKDSETAFVVVAAPERDALREASFFAGRLDEEGMPLAGLVVNRIQRVAAPALTAARALAAAEQLADADEPSPTAATTEGLLRLHASLAETAARQERLTARFTAGHPGIPGVEVPASAQDIHDLDGLREIAAALTASS is encoded by the coding sequence ATGGCCTCCCGCACCACAGGCCGCACGTCGGGCCGCACCACCGCCCACCCAGCCGCCTCCCACCCCTCCGGACAGCCCGCCACGTTGGACCTGGCCGCCCTGCTCACCGACCCGCAGACCAAGATCGTCGTCTGCTGCGGCGCGGGCGGGGTGGGCAAGACGACGACGGCCGCGGCACTGGGGCTGTGGGCGGCAGAGCACGGCCGCAGGGTCGTCGTCCTGACCATCGACCCGGCCCGCCGGCTCGCCCAGTCGCTCGGCCTGTCCGAGCTCGACAACACCCCGCGCCCCGTGGTCGGCGTCGGCGGCAGCAGCAGCGGCTCTGGCGGCTCGCTCGACGCGATGATGCTCGACATGAAGCGAACCTTCGACGAGGTGGTCGAGCAGCACGCGGCCCCCGACAAGGCCGCCCAGATCCTCGCCAACCCCTTCTACCAGGCGGTCTCCAGCTCGTTCGCGGGCACCCAGGAGTACATGGCGATGGAGAAGCTCGGCCAGCTCCGCGCGGAGGCCGGTCGCGACGGCCGCTGGGACCTCATCGTCGTCGACACTCCCCCGTCGCGGTCGGCGCTGGACTTCCTCGACGCCCCGAAGCGGCTCGGGTCGTTCCTCGACGGCCGCTTCATCCGGCTGCTGTCGGCGCCGGCCAAGGCGGGTGGCCGCGCCGGCTTCAAGGTCTTCAGCGTCGGGGTCAACGTCGTCACCAGCACCCTGTCCAAGGTGCTGGGCGGCCAGCTCCTCCAGGACGTGCAGACGTTCGTCGCGGCTCTCGACACGATGTTCGGGGGCTTCCGCGAGCGCGCCGACCAGACCTACGCCCTGCTCAAGGACTCGGAGACCGCGTTCGTGGTGGTGGCCGCGCCCGAGCGGGACGCCCTGCGCGAGGCCTCCTTCTTCGCCGGCCGCCTCGACGAGGAGGGTATGCCGCTGGCCGGCCTCGTCGTGAACCGGATCCAGCGCGTGGCCGCCCCCGCCCTGACGGCCGCCCGGGCCCTGGCGGCAGCGGAGCAGCTCGCTGACGCCGACGAGCCGAGTCCGACGGCCGCGACCACCGAGGGCCTGTTGCGCCTGCACGCGTCCCTGGCCGAGACCGCCGCGCGGCAGGAGCGACTGACGGCCCGGTTCACCGCCGGGCACCCCGGCATACCCGGCGTGGAGGTCCCGGCATCCGCCCAGGACATCCACGACCTCGACGGCCTGCGGGAGATCGCCGCCGCCCTGACCGCCTCGAGCTGA
- a CDS encoding WhiB family transcriptional regulator: protein MTIAPARPGGQAAGTGWMDDWAPMGSCSTSDPDALFVQGAAQQTAKVVCQRCPVIAECLADALDNRTEFGVWGGMTERERRALLKRRPNIASWAALFASARNQTPTEAASA from the coding sequence ATGACGATCGCACCAGCGCGACCCGGCGGGCAGGCCGCCGGAACGGGGTGGATGGATGACTGGGCGCCCATGGGCTCCTGCTCCACGTCCGACCCTGATGCCCTGTTCGTCCAGGGTGCCGCGCAGCAGACCGCCAAGGTCGTCTGCCAGCGGTGTCCGGTCATCGCGGAGTGCCTCGCGGATGCCCTCGACAACCGCACCGAGTTCGGCGTCTGGGGTGGGATGACCGAGCGTGAGCGCCGGGCCCTGCTCAAGCGCCGACCCAACATCGCCTCGTGGGCCGCCCTGTTCGCCTCGGCCCGCAACCAGACCCCGACCGAGGCCGCGAGCGCCTGA
- a CDS encoding transglycosylase domain-containing protein translates to MHERATDLGKVVSLLGAFVATAMVAGILAAGLLIPLAFATGRTAAGGVKMFDDLPGEFTAAQLTQQSTIKDARGGILATPQQENRIIVSLKDVAPIMQKAQIAIEDSRFYEHGGVDPRGILRAVASNAQGGGTQGASTLTQQYVKLTLQENALRNNDEQGALAAVRKSAARKIQEIKYAVTLEKEMTKDQILQGYLNLAYYGDLAYGIEAASQHYFSIPAKKLNLAQAALLAGLVQNPGKTDPRNNPEKAQARRDVVLDRMRVLNIISDKELKAAKAIPVKKMLHLKNPLSNCAASSEPYFCNYVMAYLKDTSNHALDALGKSEPERVKNITGGGLTIQTTLDPVVQQMALKELTQRVPIGNTALPRAKGDTSKSGRTRFVGAAASIVEPGTGRIIAMVQNTSFPRSSKDTGVAFNQVNLNVDSKYGGTVGQHFGSTAKMYAIVTALEHGLAVNGTVPSKYANKKVPALYTPQEQGPCGSQDVWKVRNDESIGGKPIPFRTATANSVNTAFASLVLKLGVSNVRRTMTTMGLHQGNGAPIECYPSPVTLGSSDATPLTLAASYATLAADGKYCPPDPILSITTADKKPLKIGTNPCKQVIDKDIARGTTELLKEVIKNGTGKAASLGSRPAAGKTGTTEDNAEGWFIGYTAQLATAVWIGTPDSQSSLRNLTLGGRSYGDIFGGTLSAPTWRAIMLGASVGMPERPFGDPSQKVLNGDRISVPYVSGLSVADATTQLKNAGFLVQVAGQTGSNLAQGLVVYTDPSGTALRGSTIGLYLSSGYTPAPPPAQTPTPAQTQTQTPTPSQTKPGRKKKH, encoded by the coding sequence ATGCACGAACGCGCCACCGACCTCGGTAAAGTTGTCAGCCTGCTCGGAGCCTTCGTCGCCACGGCGATGGTGGCGGGCATCCTGGCAGCCGGTCTGCTCATCCCTCTGGCCTTCGCCACGGGGCGCACGGCCGCCGGTGGGGTGAAGATGTTCGACGACCTCCCGGGTGAGTTCACCGCGGCCCAGCTGACGCAGCAGTCCACCATCAAGGACGCGCGCGGCGGGATCCTGGCGACCCCGCAGCAGGAGAACCGGATCATCGTCAGCCTCAAGGACGTCGCGCCGATCATGCAGAAGGCGCAGATCGCCATCGAGGACAGCCGCTTCTACGAGCACGGTGGCGTCGACCCCCGCGGCATCCTGCGAGCGGTGGCGTCCAACGCGCAGGGCGGTGGCACCCAGGGTGCGTCCACGCTCACGCAGCAGTACGTCAAGCTCACGCTGCAGGAGAACGCCCTGCGCAACAACGACGAGCAGGGCGCCCTGGCCGCGGTCCGCAAGAGCGCTGCGCGCAAGATCCAGGAGATCAAGTACGCGGTCACGCTCGAGAAGGAGATGACCAAGGACCAGATCCTGCAGGGCTACCTCAACCTGGCCTACTACGGCGACCTGGCCTACGGCATCGAAGCCGCCTCGCAGCACTACTTCAGCATCCCCGCCAAGAAGCTGAACCTTGCTCAGGCGGCTCTGCTGGCCGGGCTCGTGCAGAACCCGGGCAAGACGGACCCGCGCAACAACCCCGAGAAGGCCCAGGCCCGCCGCGACGTCGTCCTGGACCGGATGCGCGTCCTCAACATCATCAGCGACAAGGAGCTCAAGGCGGCCAAGGCGATCCCGGTCAAGAAGATGCTCCACCTGAAGAACCCCCTGAGCAACTGCGCCGCGTCCTCCGAGCCGTACTTCTGCAACTACGTGATGGCCTACCTCAAGGACACCAGCAACCACGCCCTCGACGCCCTCGGCAAGTCCGAGCCGGAGCGGGTCAAGAACATCACCGGCGGCGGCCTGACGATCCAGACCACCCTCGACCCGGTCGTGCAGCAGATGGCGCTCAAGGAGCTGACCCAGCGGGTGCCGATCGGCAACACGGCACTCCCGCGGGCCAAGGGCGACACGTCCAAGAGCGGCAGGACCCGGTTCGTGGGTGCGGCCGCGAGCATCGTCGAGCCGGGGACGGGCCGGATCATCGCCATGGTCCAGAACACCAGCTTCCCGAGGTCCAGCAAGGACACCGGTGTCGCCTTCAACCAGGTCAACCTGAACGTCGACAGCAAGTACGGCGGCACGGTCGGCCAGCACTTCGGTTCCACGGCCAAGATGTATGCCATCGTGACCGCGCTGGAGCACGGCCTGGCGGTCAACGGCACGGTCCCGTCCAAGTACGCCAACAAGAAGGTCCCGGCCCTGTACACCCCCCAGGAGCAGGGGCCCTGTGGCTCCCAGGACGTGTGGAAGGTGCGGAACGACGAGTCGATCGGGGGCAAGCCGATCCCGTTCCGGACGGCCACCGCGAACTCGGTCAACACGGCATTCGCCTCGCTCGTGCTCAAGCTCGGCGTGTCCAACGTGCGCAGGACGATGACCACGATGGGCCTGCACCAGGGCAACGGTGCTCCGATCGAGTGCTACCCCTCCCCGGTGACGCTGGGCTCGTCCGACGCCACCCCGCTGACCCTGGCTGCCTCGTACGCCACGCTGGCCGCGGACGGCAAGTACTGCCCGCCCGACCCCATCCTCTCGATCACCACCGCAGACAAGAAGCCGCTGAAGATCGGCACCAACCCCTGCAAGCAGGTCATCGACAAGGACATCGCGCGCGGCACGACCGAGCTCCTCAAGGAGGTCATCAAGAACGGCACCGGCAAGGCGGCCTCGCTCGGCAGCCGTCCCGCCGCCGGCAAGACGGGCACGACGGAGGACAACGCCGAGGGCTGGTTCATCGGATACACCGCGCAGCTCGCGACGGCGGTCTGGATCGGCACCCCCGACAGCCAGTCCAGCCTGCGCAACCTGACCCTCGGAGGCCGCAGCTACGGCGACATCTTCGGTGGCACGCTGTCCGCGCCCACCTGGCGGGCCATCATGCTCGGAGCATCGGTGGGCATGCCTGAACGCCCGTTCGGGGACCCCAGCCAGAAGGTGCTCAACGGCGACCGCATCTCGGTGCCGTACGTGAGCGGCCTGTCGGTCGCCGACGCCACGACGCAGCTGAAGAACGCAGGGTTCCTGGTCCAGGTGGCCGGGCAGACCGGCAGCAATCTCGCTCAGGGCCTGGTGGTCTACACCGACCCGAGCGGCACGGCGCTGCGCGGGTCGACGATCGGGCTCTACCTCTCGTCCGGCTACACGCCTGCCCCGCCGCCGGCCCAGACTCCGACACCGGCGCAGACGCAGACGCAGACTCCCACGCCATCGCAGACGAAGCCAGGGCGCAAGAAGAAGCACTGA
- a CDS encoding GatB/YqeY domain-containing protein produces the protein MTEQSLKATVQSDLTDAIRARDQVRSGTLRLALTAITNEEVSGTASRELSDDEVLKVLAKEAKKRKEAAAAYADASRPELAAKEEAELLVLEAYLPAQLSDDELATIVAAAVEQTGATGMPQLGQVMKVAQAVVAGRADGGRVAAAVRTALTTA, from the coding sequence ATGACCGAGCAGAGCCTCAAGGCCACCGTCCAGAGCGATCTCACCGACGCCATCCGCGCCCGGGACCAGGTGCGTTCGGGCACCCTGCGCCTGGCGCTGACCGCCATCACCAACGAAGAGGTCTCCGGCACGGCGTCCCGTGAGCTCAGTGACGACGAGGTGCTGAAGGTGCTCGCCAAGGAGGCCAAGAAACGCAAGGAAGCCGCGGCCGCCTATGCCGACGCCTCGCGCCCGGAGCTCGCCGCCAAGGAGGAGGCCGAGCTGCTCGTGCTCGAGGCCTACCTGCCCGCCCAGCTCTCCGACGACGAGCTCGCCACGATCGTGGCCGCTGCCGTCGAGCAGACCGGTGCCACCGGTATGCCGCAGCTCGGCCAGGTCATGAAGGTCGCCCAGGCCGTCGTGGCCGGCCGCGCCGACGGTGGGCGCGTCGCCGCCGCCGTGCGGACCGCCCTCACCACCGCCTGA
- a CDS encoding metallophosphoesterase, whose translation MNTILGAAAGVAALGVGGVAYASLVERNWFALRRFDVPVLAPGAAPLRVLHISDLHLVPRQRRRIEWVRGLAALEPDLVVNTGDNLAALDAVPGALEAMEPLFAFPGVFVMGSNDYYAPVPKNPARYLTRGHAQAPPGRVDLPIEDLRAGMRDGGWVDLDNVRTKLTVRGAEVEFVGTDDAHLRKDRYAAVAGPASADVDLTVGVTHAPYQRVLDPMAADGAQLLIAGHTHGGQLVVPFYGALVTNCDLPTDRAKGVSRWWPGAGSTPSSAAPADAAWLHVSAGLGTSPYAPVRFACRPEATLLTLTPADA comes from the coding sequence ATGAACACGATCCTGGGCGCTGCTGCAGGCGTCGCCGCGCTGGGCGTGGGCGGCGTGGCCTACGCGAGCCTGGTGGAGCGGAACTGGTTCGCGCTGCGAAGGTTCGACGTGCCCGTGCTGGCCCCGGGAGCGGCCCCGCTGCGCGTCCTGCACATCTCCGACCTGCACCTCGTGCCACGCCAGCGCCGTCGGATCGAGTGGGTGCGAGGCCTGGCCGCCCTGGAGCCCGACCTCGTCGTGAACACCGGTGACAACCTCGCCGCACTCGACGCCGTCCCGGGCGCGCTGGAGGCGATGGAGCCGTTGTTCGCCTTCCCCGGCGTGTTCGTCATGGGGTCGAACGACTACTACGCCCCGGTGCCCAAGAACCCCGCGCGCTACCTCACCCGGGGCCACGCCCAGGCGCCACCCGGGCGCGTGGACCTGCCGATCGAGGACCTGCGCGCGGGCATGCGCGATGGTGGCTGGGTCGACCTCGACAACGTGCGCACCAAGCTCACGGTGAGGGGCGCCGAGGTCGAGTTCGTGGGGACCGACGACGCCCACCTGCGCAAGGACAGGTATGCCGCGGTGGCCGGCCCCGCGTCCGCGGACGTCGACCTGACGGTCGGCGTCACGCACGCGCCCTACCAGCGGGTCCTCGACCCGATGGCGGCCGACGGGGCGCAGCTGCTGATCGCGGGACACACCCACGGCGGGCAGCTCGTGGTGCCGTTCTACGGGGCGCTGGTCACCAACTGCGACCTGCCGACCGACCGCGCCAAAGGGGTCTCGCGCTGGTGGCCGGGGGCAGGGTCGACGCCCTCCTCGGCCGCTCCGGCGGACGCCGCCTGGCTGCACGTGTCGGCCGGCCTGGGCACCTCGCCCTACGCCCCGGTGCGGTTCGCCTGCCGGCCCGAGGCGACGCTGCTGACCCTGACGCCCGCCGACGCCTGA